A region from the Pontixanthobacter aestiaquae genome encodes:
- a CDS encoding serine hydrolase, producing the protein MISRLATSYAPICLALSIPAVATPATAWAQKAEQSPLELRADDTAALIQGTKEPENIFAPIMLAAVPPAQFKAISEQLIAQHGALQGVESVTPLDATSGTAVLRFAKALVTVTLSLEQAEPNLINGLRITNVETLNDSMEKIKADLDALPGEVGVLFSKLDESSFPALARNAGTQYAIGSTFKLYILSALARSIEAGERKWSDVVELDRQSFPSGRMQNWPKGAPVTLQTLATMMITISDNTATDMLLYEVGRDAVEAELIASGHSDPDRTLPFLSTLQMFALKGSPGNLAKYVAADETTQRMILADFEDDVGGDPDKVTPPRFTSPTAIDTVEWFASGQDLQKLLRRIVDLSDPTARNIMGISPALPGPVTEKWAYVGYKGGSEPGVLNLTWLLQDKVGGWHVLSLSWNNTEANVDNAALDGLAQRILAFSD; encoded by the coding sequence ATGATCTCTCGCCTTGCCACTAGCTATGCCCCTATCTGTCTCGCGCTCTCCATTCCGGCGGTAGCCACCCCGGCCACAGCGTGGGCGCAAAAGGCCGAGCAATCGCCGCTGGAATTGCGGGCCGATGACACTGCCGCGCTCATTCAGGGGACCAAGGAGCCTGAAAACATCTTCGCGCCGATCATGCTGGCGGCAGTTCCTCCTGCACAATTCAAAGCAATATCGGAGCAGTTGATTGCGCAGCATGGTGCCCTGCAAGGCGTCGAGAGTGTCACACCGCTCGATGCAACCTCTGGTACCGCTGTGCTGCGCTTCGCGAAAGCGCTGGTTACAGTTACGCTCAGCCTAGAGCAGGCAGAACCTAATTTAATCAACGGCCTGCGCATTACCAATGTCGAAACGCTCAATGACTCGATGGAAAAGATCAAAGCCGATCTGGATGCGTTGCCCGGCGAGGTCGGCGTGCTCTTTTCCAAGTTGGACGAGTCCTCATTTCCGGCTCTGGCGCGCAACGCAGGCACGCAATATGCAATCGGATCGACTTTTAAGCTGTATATCTTGTCGGCGCTCGCGCGATCCATCGAGGCCGGAGAGCGCAAATGGAGCGATGTGGTTGAACTCGACCGCCAGTCGTTCCCCAGCGGCAGAATGCAAAATTGGCCCAAGGGTGCTCCGGTCACTCTGCAGACCCTCGCGACAATGATGATCACCATTAGCGACAATACCGCGACCGACATGCTGCTCTACGAAGTAGGCCGCGATGCTGTTGAAGCCGAACTGATCGCCAGCGGGCATTCCGATCCCGACCGCACACTACCATTTCTGAGTACTCTGCAAATGTTTGCTCTGAAAGGTAGCCCGGGCAATCTCGCCAAATATGTTGCAGCGGACGAAACTACCCAGCGCATGATTCTCGCCGATTTCGAGGATGATGTGGGCGGCGATCCAGACAAAGTAACCCCGCCTCGCTTTACCAGCCCCACGGCTATCGACACGGTTGAATGGTTTGCGAGCGGGCAGGATTTGCAAAAACTGTTGCGCCGGATTGTCGATCTCTCCGACCCAACCGCGCGCAACATTATGGGTATCAGTCCGGCTCTTCCTGGCCCGGTGACCGAAAAATGGGCCTATGTCGGCTATAAAGGCGGCTCGGAGCCCGGCGTGCTCAATCTAACTTGGCTGCTGCAAGACAAAGTTGGCGGATGGCATGTGCTGTCGCTCAGCTGGAATAACACCGAGGCCAATGTCGACAACGCTGCACTGGACGGGCTTGCCCAGCGCATACTTGCCTTCTCGGACTAA
- a CDS encoding RNA polymerase sigma factor: protein MSGDQDTLYKQAEAEFAPAIARLARAMERDKEKARELEQDIHCELWRSFARFDGKCALSTWVYRVAHNVAASHIGSAIRRPDAVPLEEIRDLPVVGGAEEQAAENHAIARVHTLIRQLPAVDAQVILLWLEGQSGKAIAEITGLNLSAINVRIHRIKHVLTKEFQTFEDAGGPHD, encoded by the coding sequence ATGAGCGGGGACCAGGACACACTCTACAAACAGGCAGAGGCGGAGTTTGCACCCGCCATTGCCCGGCTGGCCCGTGCGATGGAACGCGATAAAGAAAAGGCGCGTGAGCTGGAGCAGGATATTCACTGCGAGCTGTGGCGCAGCTTCGCCCGTTTCGACGGCAAATGCGCGCTGTCTACATGGGTGTACCGCGTCGCGCATAATGTCGCAGCGAGTCACATCGGCAGCGCCATACGCCGTCCCGATGCAGTCCCGCTGGAAGAAATTAGAGACTTACCAGTGGTTGGTGGCGCCGAAGAACAAGCCGCAGAAAACCACGCAATCGCCCGGGTACACACCTTGATCCGGCAGCTCCCCGCAGTTGATGCGCAAGTCATCTTGCTCTGGCTTGAGGGACAAAGCGGTAAGGCAATTGCCGAGATCACAGGGCTCAACCTGAGCGCAATCAACGTCCGGATCCACCGGATCAAGCATGTTCTTACCAAAGAGTTTCAAACATTCGAAGACGCAGGAGGCCCTCATGACTGA